The nucleotide window TTGATCAGATTTTTGAAGCGGGGGACGGAGGTACGGCGCTTGAATTAATGATAAAGAATGTGCCGGATATTGTAATTCTTGATGTACAGATGCCGGTATATACAGGTATTGATGTTATGCGCCTTTCTAAAGAATCCGGTCTTGCTCCTGTTTTTATTATTCTCAGCGGTTTTAATGAATTTGAATATGCCCAGCAGGCAATGCATTATGGTGCCCGGGAATATATAATGAAGCCTGTAAGGGCTGCTGAACTTGCTGCCCTTGTAAATACTTTTGCTGATGGAGAAGAATCTCAGAAGCCTGAATCTTCAGAGGACAATCTTTCTGCAATTTCAAGGTCGGCTGCAAAATTTATTGATGATCATTATTCTGAAAATATTTCATTGTCTGTTGTTGCA belongs to Treponema rectale and includes:
- a CDS encoding response regulator transcription factor produces the protein MSKKVLIADDEELVRSSLSRYIKNHCSSVDQIFEAGDGGTALELMIKNVPDIVILDVQMPVYTGIDVMRLSKESGLAPVFIILSGFNEFEYAQQAMHYGAREYIMKPVRAAELAALVNTFADGEESQKPESSEDNLSAISRSAAKFIDDHYSENISLSVVANKLGLSSSYLSTKFSQDMGMGFVDYVNKVRIEKACLYLKQGYYKVYEISEKVGFNDTKYFTKLFKKITGYTPKKFMQGEE